From Dermochelys coriacea isolate rDerCor1 chromosome 15, rDerCor1.pri.v4, whole genome shotgun sequence, a single genomic window includes:
- the DERL3 gene encoding derlin-3 isoform X2, with the protein MAYQGFAQEYLGIPAVTRAYTTACVLTTAAVQLEFITPFQLYFNPDLIFRKFQIWRLITNFLFFGPLGFSFFFNMIFLYRYCRMLEEGSFRGRTADFVFMFLFGGFLMTLFGLFASLFFLGQAFTIMLVYVWSRRNPYIRMNFFGLLNFQAPFLPWVLMGFSLLLGNSIIIDLLGIAVGHIYYFLEDVFPNQPGGKKLLLTPDFLDGPVPCQEAGI; encoded by the exons ATGGCCTATCAGGGCTTCGCGCAGGAGTACCTGGGGATCCCGGCCGTGACGCGGGCCTACACCACCGCCTGCGTCCTCACCACCGCCGCCGTG CAATTAGAATTCATCACCCCTTTCCAGCTGTATTTCAACccagatctgattttcagaaagttccaG ATTTGGAGGCTGATCACCAACTTCCTCTTTTTTGGGCCCTTGGGATTCAGTTTCTTTTTCAACATGATATTTTT GTACAGATATTGCCGAATGCTAGAGGAAGGCTCCTTTCGGGGACGGACTGCAGACTTTGTCTTCATGTTTCTCTTCGGGGGATTTCTCATGACA CTCTTCGGCCTCTTTGCAAGCCTCTTCTTCCTGGGCCAGGCTTTCACCATCATGCTGGTGTACGTGTGGAGCCGCAGGAACCCTTACATCCGCATGAACTTCTTCGGGCTTCTTAACTTCCAGgcccccttcctgccctgggTTCTGATGGGATTCTCTCTGCTGCTGGGCAATTCCATCATCATTGATTTGTTGG GAATTGCAGTGGGTCATATTTATTACTTCCTTGAAGATGTTTTTCCCAACCAGCCTGGAGGGAAGAAGTTGCTGCTCACTCCAGACTTCCT GGATGGGCCTGTTCCCTGTCAGGAAGCTGGTATTTGA
- the DERL3 gene encoding derlin-3 isoform X1: MAYQGFAQEYLGIPAVTRAYTTACVLTTAAVQLEFITPFQLYFNPDLIFRKFQIWRLITNFLFFGPLGFSFFFNMIFLYRYCRMLEEGSFRGRTADFVFMFLFGGFLMTLFGLFASLFFLGQAFTIMLVYVWSRRNPYIRMNFFGLLNFQAPFLPWVLMGFSLLLGNSIIIDLLGIAVGHIYYFLEDVFPNQPGGKKLLLTPDFLKLVFDTPEEDPNYNPLPDDQPAADQDQNQPPAQ; encoded by the exons ATGGCCTATCAGGGCTTCGCGCAGGAGTACCTGGGGATCCCGGCCGTGACGCGGGCCTACACCACCGCCTGCGTCCTCACCACCGCCGCCGTG CAATTAGAATTCATCACCCCTTTCCAGCTGTATTTCAACccagatctgattttcagaaagttccaG ATTTGGAGGCTGATCACCAACTTCCTCTTTTTTGGGCCCTTGGGATTCAGTTTCTTTTTCAACATGATATTTTT GTACAGATATTGCCGAATGCTAGAGGAAGGCTCCTTTCGGGGACGGACTGCAGACTTTGTCTTCATGTTTCTCTTCGGGGGATTTCTCATGACA CTCTTCGGCCTCTTTGCAAGCCTCTTCTTCCTGGGCCAGGCTTTCACCATCATGCTGGTGTACGTGTGGAGCCGCAGGAACCCTTACATCCGCATGAACTTCTTCGGGCTTCTTAACTTCCAGgcccccttcctgccctgggTTCTGATGGGATTCTCTCTGCTGCTGGGCAATTCCATCATCATTGATTTGTTGG GAATTGCAGTGGGTCATATTTATTACTTCCTTGAAGATGTTTTTCCCAACCAGCCTGGAGGGAAGAAGTTGCTGCTCACTCCAGACTTCCT GAAGCTGGTATTTGACACTCCTGAAGAAGATCCCAACTACAACCCCCTTCCTGATGATCAGCCAGCTGCTGACCAAGACCAGAACCAGCCGCCGGCTCAATAG
- the DERL3 gene encoding derlin-3 isoform X3 produces MAYQGFAQEYLGIPAVTRAYTTACVLTTAAVQLEFITPFQLYFNPDLIFRKFQIWRLITNFLFFGPLGFSFFFNMIFLYRYCRMLEEGSFRGRTADFVFMFLFGGFLMTLFGLFASLFFLGQAFTIMLVYVWSRRNPYIRMNFFGLLNFQAPFLPWVLMGFSLLLGNSIIIDLLGIAVGHIYYFLEDVFPNQPGGKKLLLTPDFLT; encoded by the exons ATGGCCTATCAGGGCTTCGCGCAGGAGTACCTGGGGATCCCGGCCGTGACGCGGGCCTACACCACCGCCTGCGTCCTCACCACCGCCGCCGTG CAATTAGAATTCATCACCCCTTTCCAGCTGTATTTCAACccagatctgattttcagaaagttccaG ATTTGGAGGCTGATCACCAACTTCCTCTTTTTTGGGCCCTTGGGATTCAGTTTCTTTTTCAACATGATATTTTT GTACAGATATTGCCGAATGCTAGAGGAAGGCTCCTTTCGGGGACGGACTGCAGACTTTGTCTTCATGTTTCTCTTCGGGGGATTTCTCATGACA CTCTTCGGCCTCTTTGCAAGCCTCTTCTTCCTGGGCCAGGCTTTCACCATCATGCTGGTGTACGTGTGGAGCCGCAGGAACCCTTACATCCGCATGAACTTCTTCGGGCTTCTTAACTTCCAGgcccccttcctgccctgggTTCTGATGGGATTCTCTCTGCTGCTGGGCAATTCCATCATCATTGATTTGTTGG GAATTGCAGTGGGTCATATTTATTACTTCCTTGAAGATGTTTTTCCCAACCAGCCTGGAGGGAAGAAGTTGCTGCTCACTCCAGACTTCCT GACATAA